A section of the Mesobacillus jeotgali genome encodes:
- a CDS encoding PadR family transcriptional regulator: MAFSGGPMTEAMYYVLLALLRPNHGYQLMQAIAEVSNGRVNMGPGTLYGVLTRMQKDGLISIAENDGRRKTYQITRDGERALRTEYGRLKALIEDSKVLEEEK, encoded by the coding sequence ATGGCATTTTCCGGAGGTCCGATGACTGAAGCCATGTACTATGTGTTGCTGGCATTATTGAGGCCTAATCATGGATACCAGCTAATGCAGGCCATTGCTGAGGTTTCGAATGGCAGAGTCAATATGGGTCCCGGCACACTTTATGGTGTACTGACACGAATGCAAAAGGACGGACTGATTTCAATAGCTGAGAATGATGGCAGAAGAAAGACCTACCAAATTACCCGGGATGGCGAAAGAGCGTTGCGCACTGAGTACGGCCGGTTGAAAGCTTTGATTGAAGACAGCAAGGTACTTGAGGAGGAGAAGTGA
- a CDS encoding DUF2812 domain-containing protein has translation MSKTVYKLRPRDFWRIGEHESWFADMAAQGLHLKKVGIHFAKFVKGEPQSMRYRIDVSNKKKIPAEQVEIYAENGWDYVTSYTYFHVFSSPVEMNAPELHTDPAEQSYTLKELDGKLARNAVLVIISMIMIIGMLSSIWFLDGTPTLMMIEGSAIQQTITAVFLGYTAYHSLQAALSIRQLRKNLVEGNSIDHHAPWKKHHRIHTAVAYLFTVVVGMSAIIPLTQLVKMDTKTLPEGRLNVPIVRLNDVEKNPDLVRPEPSYMSDDVDWGNRYTFNWSPLAPVQYVSDETGMVPGKLWGDGSGEYSPAIRTHYYELLIPAMADELVSDLIKRYSYETSQDEYIEKKHPDLDRLIVHVEKDKNEVFAAKGGTVMYVSYHGDSNITSLVENVAKKIRE, from the coding sequence ATGAGTAAAACCGTCTATAAGCTTCGTCCTCGTGATTTTTGGAGAATCGGTGAGCATGAAAGCTGGTTTGCAGACATGGCGGCTCAGGGGCTCCATCTGAAAAAGGTCGGGATTCATTTTGCCAAGTTTGTAAAAGGTGAACCACAAAGCATGAGATATAGAATTGATGTTTCCAATAAAAAGAAGATTCCTGCTGAACAAGTTGAGATATATGCGGAAAATGGGTGGGATTACGTAACCAGCTATACCTATTTTCACGTTTTTTCTTCGCCTGTCGAGATGAATGCTCCGGAACTGCATACCGATCCAGCTGAGCAGTCCTATACATTAAAAGAGTTGGATGGAAAATTGGCACGGAATGCAGTTCTCGTTATTATATCGATGATTATGATAATTGGAATGTTGAGTTCCATATGGTTTCTTGATGGTACGCCAACTCTGATGATGATAGAAGGCTCAGCCATTCAGCAGACAATCACAGCCGTTTTCTTGGGATATACTGCCTATCACTCATTGCAAGCAGCTTTATCTATTCGTCAACTGCGAAAAAACCTGGTTGAAGGAAATTCGATTGACCATCATGCTCCTTGGAAAAAGCATCACCGCATACATACAGCCGTTGCTTATCTTTTTACAGTGGTGGTGGGAATGAGTGCGATCATTCCCTTAACACAACTTGTAAAAATGGATACAAAAACTTTGCCTGAGGGTAGGTTAAACGTCCCAATTGTCAGATTAAACGATGTTGAGAAAAATCCAGATTTAGTTCGACCAGAACCTTCCTATATGAGTGATGATGTTGACTGGGGCAATCGATACACTTTTAATTGGAGTCCGCTTGCACCTGTACAATATGTATCAGATGAAACTGGGATGGTGCCAGGTAAATTATGGGGAGATGGCAGCGGAGAATATTCTCCAGCTATTCGCACGCATTACTATGAACTTTTGATTCCTGCGATGGCGGATGAACTGGTTTCGGACTTGATTAAAAGATACAGCTATGAAACCAGCCAGGACGAATATATAGAAAAAAAACATCCGGATTTAGATCGTTTAATAGTACATGTGGAAAAAGACAAGAATGAGGTTTTTGCTGCTAAGGGAGGAACAGTCATGTATGTCAGTTATCATGGGGATTCAAATATAACTTCATTGGTTGAGAATGTCGCTAAGAAGATTCGTGAATAA
- a CDS encoding MarR family winged helix-turn-helix transcriptional regulator, protein MKDLLTLENQLCFAVYEAGSQFTKLYTKALDSFGLTYPQYLALLALWEKDGLSAKELGERLNLGTGTLTPMIQRMEANGWLKRERSAEDERKVSIILLQKAIKQKEDIVQKIAAELKLCNIEYEEYEQLMKQLSILRGKLKVYNRS, encoded by the coding sequence TTGAAGGATTTACTAACATTGGAGAATCAGCTATGTTTTGCAGTTTACGAGGCAGGAAGCCAGTTTACAAAACTTTATACAAAAGCTCTGGATTCCTTCGGGCTCACCTATCCTCAATATCTCGCTTTATTAGCACTCTGGGAGAAGGATGGGCTTAGTGCTAAAGAGCTGGGTGAAAGATTAAACCTCGGAACGGGCACATTGACACCTATGATTCAAAGGATGGAAGCCAATGGGTGGCTAAAGAGGGAGCGTTCGGCTGAGGATGAAAGGAAAGTATCAATCATCTTGCTCCAAAAAGCCATAAAACAAAAGGAAGATATCGTGCAAAAAATAGCCGCAGAGCTGAAACTTTGCAATATTGAGTACGAAGAGTATGAACAGTTAATGAAACAGTTAAGCATATTGCGGGGAAAACTGAAAGTATACAATCGGTCATGA
- a CDS encoding Ger(x)C family spore germination protein, translating into MRILKKVSLVLFIPFLTSCGASQNIQDFTYVVAIGIDFNKEKNEYVIYTMALDFSGVAKPESAKPAEPSPIWIGQSSGKTLSEVVASLQRNSQPQLYLRHFKTILLSEEVLESKFLDVTQEIGRLDFFRQTNFILGTREPIKDIFTTHGLFFYPPLYTILLKPRKEENEIYLKHFTYREFIAQYYEPVAATYVPAIGIEDKWSQDQTSYKNLTFIGGYFYENQTYQGYKSVDEIKGIRWRENAPMRNTYILGEKEDPHTVVKVKTSKMDIRFIQGNGSPAFEVSLKGTVDILESIKNVSEVKIKEDIEKVIREEISQSFKEGLTINSDVLRLGTEWFRNHKSSYLDFIKRNGPNTFYLDESSLSNIKVTINLHSTYNYKLKTRTNIWEKKSIYSN; encoded by the coding sequence ATGCGAATTTTAAAGAAAGTTTCACTTGTACTGTTTATCCCTTTTTTAACCAGCTGTGGAGCAAGTCAAAATATTCAAGATTTCACCTATGTAGTAGCCATAGGAATCGACTTTAATAAAGAGAAAAATGAATACGTCATTTATACAATGGCACTCGATTTTTCTGGAGTAGCAAAACCAGAAAGTGCAAAGCCGGCAGAGCCCTCTCCAATTTGGATTGGCCAAAGCTCGGGCAAAACATTAAGCGAGGTAGTCGCTAGCTTACAGAGAAATTCACAGCCTCAACTATACTTACGCCATTTTAAGACGATATTGTTATCGGAAGAAGTTCTTGAATCCAAGTTTTTAGACGTAACTCAGGAAATTGGAAGACTGGATTTTTTTCGTCAAACAAATTTCATCCTGGGTACGAGGGAGCCTATAAAGGATATATTCACGACTCATGGGTTATTCTTTTACCCTCCCCTATACACCATTCTGTTGAAACCACGAAAAGAAGAAAATGAAATCTATCTAAAACATTTCACGTACCGGGAATTTATCGCTCAATACTATGAACCTGTTGCTGCGACCTATGTACCCGCAATAGGAATAGAGGATAAATGGAGTCAAGATCAAACATCCTATAAGAACTTAACCTTTATAGGCGGTTATTTTTATGAAAATCAAACTTACCAAGGGTATAAATCCGTTGATGAAATAAAAGGCATTAGATGGCGTGAAAATGCACCGATGAGGAATACCTATATTCTTGGAGAAAAAGAAGACCCCCATACTGTCGTAAAAGTGAAAACTTCCAAAATGGACATTCGATTTATCCAGGGTAACGGAAGTCCTGCCTTCGAGGTTTCTTTAAAGGGTACCGTAGATATCCTTGAAAGTATTAAGAATGTATCGGAAGTGAAAATAAAAGAAGATATAGAAAAAGTCATTCGGGAAGAAATAAGTCAGAGTTTTAAGGAAGGACTAACAATAAACTCTGATGTGCTGCGCCTTGGTACAGAGTGGTTCAGAAATCACAAAAGCTCATATTTGGACTTTATTAAAAGAAACGGTCCTAATACGTTTTATCTGGATGAAAGCTCACTCAGTAATATAAAAGTCACAATCAACTTGCATTCCACCTATAATTATAAGTTAAAAACCCGCACAAATATTTGGGAGAAAAAATCGATTTACTCAAATTAA
- a CDS encoding cytidine deaminase: MNKEQLVESARETKKNAYVPYSKFPVGAALLLKDGSVINGVNVENVSFGATNCAERTAIFTAVAQGYKKGDFKAIAVSGDTVDFLPPCSICRQVMVEFCSPDMPVYLTNDKQEIRELALKELLPYAFTDLDM, encoded by the coding sequence ATGAACAAAGAGCAATTAGTGGAAAGTGCACGTGAGACAAAAAAGAATGCTTATGTGCCTTATTCTAAATTTCCTGTTGGAGCAGCATTGCTTCTGAAAGACGGCAGTGTGATTAATGGAGTCAATGTTGAAAACGTTTCCTTCGGTGCCACGAACTGCGCTGAGAGAACAGCTATTTTTACGGCCGTTGCCCAAGGTTACAAGAAAGGTGATTTCAAGGCAATCGCTGTGTCTGGAGATACGGTCGATTTTCTTCCGCCATGCAGTATCTGCAGACAGGTAATGGTAGAATTCTGTTCACCAGATATGCCGGTCTACTTAACCAATGACAAGCAAGAAATCCGAGAATTGGCTTTAAAAGAATTGCTGCCTTATGCATTCACTGACTTAGATATGTAA
- a CDS encoding HIT family protein gives MNDCFICSKHTGNIETSGIKIYEDDFVYVGHIDRNGNPNYLGHIMIDLKRHVPTLGEMTMEEAKAFGMMMARVSEALMQSENAEHIYSYVLGDAVPHLHMHLVPRYPNTPKEFWGPNAVYEWENAPMGDNDDVIALCKRIKSYLESKTYE, from the coding sequence GTGAACGATTGTTTTATTTGCAGTAAACACACTGGCAATATAGAAACTTCAGGGATAAAGATTTATGAGGACGATTTTGTTTATGTTGGTCATATTGACCGAAATGGGAACCCGAATTATTTAGGCCATATTATGATTGATTTGAAGAGGCATGTTCCAACTCTCGGGGAAATGACCATGGAGGAGGCAAAAGCGTTTGGCATGATGATGGCTAGAGTAAGTGAAGCTCTCATGCAAAGCGAGAATGCAGAACATATCTATTCTTATGTGTTGGGGGATGCGGTTCCACACTTGCATATGCATCTGGTTCCTCGATACCCGAACACTCCTAAGGAATTCTGGGGTCCGAATGCAGTATACGAATGGGAAAATGCGCCAATGGGGGACAATGACGATGTTATAGCGCTTTGCAAACGAATCAAGTCTTATCTGGAGAGCAAAACCTATGAGTAA
- a CDS encoding DUF3231 family protein has protein sequence MPDKASITSAELGVLWLTYQEKTMIMRMLEYLIEKADDDQAKDIMTSLHKELELYVSKIIEIFKQEGAVIPVGFTEEDVIKDVPKLYDNGFDIMFVRLFKEISMGLHALNMTMTFREDINLLIEGLTSLSQKYFRICSQYLLEKGLLVRAPYVSMPNSVEFVKNKDYLSSSALNPLTQKRTLNTVEVAHLHKAIESNLTGLHMILGFAQCANNKEVKQYLYEGAELAKGIIKELSELMLQDNLPVPQTPGGNTTQSTAAPFSDKLMMYCISLFCSFSLGSNSLGTAFSLRNDLPAKMSIFTKDVFEYGHKGAKIMIKNGWTEEPPQMSRRQQ, from the coding sequence ATGCCCGATAAAGCTTCCATAACCTCTGCCGAACTAGGGGTTTTATGGCTTACCTATCAAGAAAAAACGATGATAATGCGAATGCTGGAATACTTAATAGAGAAGGCTGATGATGATCAAGCCAAGGATATTATGACTAGTTTACATAAGGAGCTTGAGCTGTATGTCAGTAAAATCATTGAAATTTTCAAACAGGAAGGGGCCGTTATTCCAGTCGGCTTTACAGAGGAAGACGTAATCAAGGATGTGCCGAAGTTATATGATAACGGTTTTGATATTATGTTCGTCAGATTATTTAAGGAAATAAGCATGGGGCTGCATGCCCTAAATATGACTATGACATTTCGTGAAGATATAAATTTGCTGATTGAAGGTCTAACTTCTCTGTCACAGAAGTACTTTAGGATTTGTTCACAGTATCTGCTTGAAAAGGGGCTTCTTGTAAGGGCTCCTTATGTGTCTATGCCAAATTCAGTTGAGTTTGTAAAAAATAAAGATTATTTAAGCTCTAGCGCCCTCAATCCATTGACACAGAAAAGGACGTTAAACACGGTGGAGGTGGCACATCTTCATAAAGCCATTGAATCAAATCTTACAGGTCTTCACATGATTTTAGGATTTGCCCAGTGTGCAAATAATAAAGAGGTTAAGCAATATTTATACGAAGGAGCCGAGCTGGCTAAGGGGATTATTAAGGAATTAAGTGAATTAATGCTCCAGGATAACCTGCCGGTACCCCAGACACCCGGAGGAAATACAACTCAGTCTACTGCCGCCCCATTTTCTGATAAGTTAATGATGTACTGTATCAGTCTTTTTTGCAGTTTTTCTCTGGGAAGCAACTCGCTTGGAACAGCTTTTAGTTTACGTAACGACCTCCCTGCAAAAATGAGCATCTTTACTAAAGATGTATTTGAATATGGCCATAAGGGAGCAAAAATAATGATAAAAAACGGATGGACAGAAGAGCCTCCTCAAATGTCAAGACGTCAACAATAA
- a CDS encoding MaoC/PaaZ C-terminal domain-containing protein: MTLKVGDMITFQRTFTERDVELFTELSGDEGIHHITPDKQGRVVVQGLLTATLPTKVGGDNNVLARNMVFEFLRPVFTGDTISCEVIIEQYESQEKNRTAILATFSCRNQNEKEVLKGSFSGVILQQN, encoded by the coding sequence ATGACATTAAAAGTTGGGGATATGATAACATTTCAACGGACTTTTACAGAAAGGGATGTAGAACTTTTTACAGAACTATCAGGCGATGAAGGAATTCACCACATTACACCTGATAAACAGGGAAGAGTTGTTGTCCAGGGATTATTAACAGCAACCCTGCCAACGAAAGTGGGTGGAGATAACAACGTTCTAGCGCGGAACATGGTCTTTGAGTTTCTAAGACCTGTTTTTACAGGAGATACAATCAGCTGTGAAGTGATAATTGAACAATATGAAAGCCAGGAGAAAAATCGGACAGCTATTTTGGCCACATTTTCATGTAGGAACCAGAATGAAAAAGAAGTATTGAAAGGCAGTTTCTCAGGGGTCATACTTCAACAAAACTGA
- a CDS encoding spore germination protein encodes MKGHNLFEKLKAEFNNCDDVIFSSRSYKHFSIELSYFASLVDVNFIEQVVISRLRKAEGSLRDFTLFVREEFLVKDVSEESIAELQLELLSGSLLIFIDKTIFALNVSKVPARTPEESSIEPSVQGPRDGFIEDLNSNLALIRKRFKSNQLKVEKYIIGKRSNVTMALIYIDDIVNKQLLDSLKNKIMNLDLDVVTSLQQIEKLLADQPRSLMSTSDNSGRPDYVLEALNQGRYALLIDGQPLASIAPVHLANLIKSPEDLNQNYLYVSFERMLRLSSLFISILLPGFWVALTTHNIDQIPFQLVATISVSRLGIPLSTSMEMVIMLFLFELFHEAGMRLPRSVGQTVSVLGGLIVGDAAIRSGLTSPSMLVVGGIVFVSGYTLVNPTLGGAATLLRIVLLLLGTFFGIFGIVVGTLLVIFYFSTLTSHGVPYLSFSYPFSLSKLGVSFFKMPWNMLTRRDASLRPNDPNRQED; translated from the coding sequence TTGAAAGGTCATAATCTATTTGAAAAGCTAAAAGCAGAATTTAATAATTGTGACGATGTCATCTTTTCCTCAAGAAGTTACAAGCATTTCTCCATCGAACTCTCTTATTTTGCAAGTCTGGTTGACGTTAATTTTATTGAACAAGTCGTTATATCAAGATTAAGAAAAGCTGAAGGCAGCTTACGTGACTTTACTTTGTTCGTAAGAGAGGAGTTTCTTGTCAAAGATGTTTCTGAGGAATCCATTGCTGAATTGCAGCTGGAACTTTTATCAGGAAGCCTTCTAATTTTTATAGACAAAACGATCTTTGCCTTGAATGTCTCAAAGGTCCCCGCCCGGACTCCGGAGGAATCTTCCATCGAACCATCAGTTCAAGGTCCAAGAGATGGTTTTATCGAAGACCTAAATTCAAACCTGGCCTTGATCCGAAAACGCTTTAAATCTAATCAATTAAAAGTGGAGAAATATATTATTGGCAAAAGAAGCAATGTGACCATGGCGCTTATATATATTGATGACATTGTAAACAAACAGTTATTGGATTCTTTAAAAAATAAGATAATGAATCTTGATTTGGATGTAGTAACAAGTCTTCAGCAAATTGAGAAATTATTAGCAGATCAGCCAAGATCTTTGATGTCAACTTCCGACAACAGCGGCAGGCCTGATTATGTTCTTGAAGCATTAAATCAAGGAAGGTATGCACTTTTGATCGATGGCCAGCCTTTGGCCTCCATCGCACCAGTTCATCTTGCAAACTTAATAAAATCACCAGAAGATTTAAATCAGAATTATTTATATGTCTCCTTTGAAAGAATGCTTCGTCTTAGTTCGTTATTTATTTCTATTCTTTTACCTGGATTTTGGGTTGCTTTGACTACTCATAATATTGATCAAATTCCTTTTCAATTGGTTGCCACCATTAGTGTTTCACGGTTAGGCATCCCACTGTCTACATCCATGGAAATGGTGATTATGCTGTTTCTTTTCGAGCTTTTTCATGAGGCAGGAATGAGACTGCCTCGTTCTGTTGGACAAACAGTATCCGTTCTTGGCGGTTTAATTGTTGGCGATGCCGCAATCCGTTCGGGATTGACTTCTCCATCGATGCTGGTAGTGGGGGGAATAGTTTTTGTGAGTGGTTATACTCTGGTGAATCCCACTCTTGGAGGCGCTGCAACGCTACTCCGCATTGTCCTCCTTTTATTAGGTACATTTTTCGGTATTTTTGGCATTGTAGTGGGAACACTTCTGGTAATTTTTTATTTTTCAACCTTAACATCACACGGTGTTCCTTATTTGTCCTTCTCCTACCCTTTTTCATTATCAAAGCTGGGTGTTTCTTTTTTTAAAATGCCATGGAATATGCTGACCAGAAGAGATGCTTCCTTGAGGCCAAATGATCCAAACCGGCAGGAGGATTAG
- a CDS encoding alpha/beta fold hydrolase, with protein MQNYYESTIPLSNKRKLSYTGYGDTNQNTVIFFHGFGSSVHAIHPDTNILDKYNIRFFAVNRPGYGDSDIELNYSMEDYADWLNEFLIAKGIQKATFIGWSAGGLYSQVFTDKYPEKVASLNLVSSAIPLNSDETKSLLPGTWKMIRNMNRYIPFMTKFYFKSLSKKVSKNLDSVIQESIQQMVDEDKRVVNDPVIQPLLLKVL; from the coding sequence ATGCAAAATTACTATGAATCAACTATTCCGCTATCAAATAAACGAAAACTATCATATACAGGCTATGGGGATACAAATCAAAACACAGTGATCTTCTTTCACGGATTTGGTTCCTCTGTTCATGCCATTCATCCTGATACAAACATATTGGATAAATACAATATACGTTTTTTCGCAGTTAACCGACCTGGTTACGGTGACTCGGATATAGAGTTGAATTACTCAATGGAGGATTACGCTGATTGGTTAAATGAATTCCTTATCGCAAAAGGTATTCAAAAGGCCACTTTTATTGGTTGGTCGGCTGGCGGATTGTACAGCCAAGTTTTCACAGACAAATATCCAGAGAAAGTCGCATCCTTGAACTTGGTCAGCAGCGCTATTCCTCTAAATAGTGATGAAACAAAAAGTCTTCTACCCGGTACTTGGAAAATGATCAGGAATATGAATAGGTACATCCCTTTTATGACAAAGTTTTATTTTAAAAGTCTTAGTAAGAAAGTATCTAAAAACCTGGATTCTGTTATTCAAGAGTCCATCCAACAGATGGTGGATGAGGATAAAAGAGTCGTAAATGATCCCGTCATACAGCCGCTATTATTAAAGGTACTGTAG
- a CDS encoding glutathione peroxidase: METLYDLTVKKTNGDSQSLSEYRGKPVLIVNTASKCGLTPQFKGLQELYDLYREQGLEILGFPCGQFNDQEYDNIEETTQFCQLNYGVTFPMFAKIDVNGPNTDPLFAFLKEQKGGVLTKDIKWNFTKFLIDRNGQVVKRYAPTTEPEKIKNDIKELL, from the coding sequence ATGGAAACTTTATATGATCTTACTGTTAAAAAGACAAATGGAGATTCACAATCTTTAAGTGAATATCGAGGAAAACCAGTGCTGATTGTCAATACTGCTAGTAAATGCGGTTTGACTCCCCAATTTAAAGGCCTTCAGGAACTTTATGACCTGTACCGGGAACAAGGGTTGGAAATTCTGGGTTTCCCTTGTGGACAGTTCAACGACCAGGAGTATGACAATATTGAGGAGACCACTCAGTTTTGCCAATTGAACTACGGTGTAACATTCCCAATGTTTGCAAAGATTGATGTTAATGGTCCGAATACAGATCCACTTTTTGCTTTTTTAAAAGAACAAAAAGGCGGGGTATTGACGAAGGATATAAAATGGAACTTCACTAAATTCCTTATTGACCGTAACGGGCAAGTGGTTAAACGTTATGCTCCAACTACTGAGCCTGAAAAGATAAAGAACGATATTAAAGAATTACTTTAA
- a CDS encoding GNAT family N-acetyltransferase produces the protein MPQHNFKIIEYNRCYARQTVEMWRNSKEQAIGQKEKHSFENHIHFLNHLLPEQFQIDIALSEDEVVGLIAYSNNEISQLYIHIDYQGCGIGQILLDRAKKQSCGRLTLFTFEINEKAHRFYEKNGFTIVGRGHENEEDLPDIEYEWISK, from the coding sequence GTGCCACAACATAATTTTAAAATAATTGAATATAACCGGTGTTATGCACGTCAAACAGTGGAAATGTGGCGAAATAGTAAGGAACAAGCTATTGGACAGAAGGAAAAGCATAGCTTTGAAAATCATATACATTTTTTAAATCATCTTTTACCAGAACAGTTTCAAATAGACATTGCGTTAAGTGAAGACGAAGTAGTCGGTTTGATTGCCTATAGCAATAATGAAATCAGTCAACTTTACATCCATATTGATTACCAGGGATGTGGTATTGGACAAATCTTGCTGGATCGGGCGAAAAAACAATCATGTGGACGATTAACTTTATTTACGTTTGAAATTAATGAAAAAGCACATCGTTTTTATGAAAAGAATGGTTTCACGATAGTGGGGAGAGGTCATGAAAATGAAGAGGATCTGCCGGATATTGAGTATGAGTGGATATCCAAATGA
- a CDS encoding GerAB/ArcD/ProY family transporter, with amino-acid sequence MNYNLLRAKEVFFILTLSTGLFNHVILIPLLLEAAGRDAWLSVITAFFPFLLFIWIIYYINKNTNQENISDWLKKRYGKLMAALIALPLILILFVHASITFINTSYWAEIYFLPTTPSFLISSVLLISCYLLSSRKLKILAIMSTIVLPMVVFLGFFIMSVNTTEKDPEYLFPLFLNGYVPFFKGIFFSLSGLTEIFVIILIQHKLNQKIQFKQIFWLGVVLLGLTFGPLSAAIMEFGPVEARNFAFPAYEEWKLLKIGEFISRLDFLAMFQWISGAFFRIGLFMYIINHYFNKRKSKLFLPFLYLIIYGFSFLKLDTYDINKFQYLYFLPFSLIIVVSITTVLFILVLLSKRREKAPLERS; translated from the coding sequence TTGAATTACAATCTTCTGAGGGCAAAAGAAGTTTTCTTTATATTAACATTGTCGACGGGTTTATTTAATCATGTTATTCTCATTCCTTTATTGCTGGAGGCTGCAGGAAGGGATGCATGGTTAAGTGTTATAACTGCGTTTTTCCCTTTTTTGCTTTTTATCTGGATCATTTATTACATTAATAAAAATACCAATCAGGAGAACATATCGGATTGGCTTAAAAAACGTTATGGAAAGTTAATGGCTGCTCTGATTGCGTTACCCTTAATATTGATTCTTTTTGTCCATGCTTCCATTACATTCATTAATACATCTTACTGGGCAGAGATCTATTTTCTGCCGACTACGCCGAGCTTTCTCATTTCATCAGTTCTGCTTATATCTTGTTACTTGCTTTCTAGCAGAAAATTAAAAATACTGGCCATCATGTCTACTATTGTTTTGCCTATGGTCGTTTTTCTTGGTTTTTTTATCATGAGTGTTAATACTACAGAGAAAGATCCTGAATACTTGTTTCCATTGTTTCTTAATGGATATGTTCCCTTTTTCAAAGGGATTTTCTTTTCATTATCAGGACTAACGGAGATTTTTGTCATAATTTTAATTCAACATAAACTTAATCAAAAAATACAATTCAAACAAATATTTTGGTTAGGTGTCGTTTTACTGGGGTTAACGTTTGGCCCGTTGTCTGCGGCTATTATGGAATTTGGCCCTGTTGAAGCAAGAAATTTTGCATTTCCGGCATATGAGGAATGGAAGTTATTAAAAATAGGTGAATTTATCTCCCGTTTAGATTTCCTGGCTATGTTTCAATGGATAAGCGGTGCTTTTTTTCGTATAGGTTTGTTTATGTATATTATCAATCATTACTTTAATAAAAGAAAAAGTAAGTTATTTCTGCCTTTTTTATATTTAATAATATATGGTTTTTCCTTTTTAAAACTGGACACCTATGACATTAATAAATTTCAGTACCTTTATTTCCTTCCCTTTAGTTTAATCATTGTTGTATCTATTACGACGGTATTATTTATTTTAGTTCTCTTATCAAAACGAAGGGAGAAGGCACCTCTTGAAAGGTCATAA
- a CDS encoding protein phosphatase 2C domain-containing protein, with amino-acid sequence MSNGKYDFSWVGNHETFIDQPHTLKLGKIVIGRFGGNSSAGQYKNEDGCLVWFNEQQDWEFAIILDAHKTAESAELIVAQFEKEQHDLKHLLSLATNQLTFKRIEEKILTMFQSEEFLSSCRNVSGETACLIVVRKDKYVWWFSVGDCVLYLFHQELAALGQYQANQRQFYEWVGQVNTFEQQVPCYSTGIKELRKGENRIFMTTDGLIECPNEPYTKPSSIYDSFNEVSDHEWIVGSMLEKIKNNNVRDSTTIISWSMEVSKESTIPSDQ; translated from the coding sequence ATGAGTAATGGAAAATATGACTTCAGCTGGGTAGGGAACCACGAGACTTTCATTGATCAGCCCCATACCCTTAAGCTTGGAAAAATTGTGATTGGGCGTTTTGGCGGCAATTCCAGCGCTGGACAATATAAGAATGAAGATGGATGTTTGGTATGGTTTAATGAGCAGCAAGATTGGGAGTTTGCGATTATCCTTGATGCCCATAAAACAGCGGAAAGTGCAGAACTGATCGTTGCACAGTTTGAAAAGGAGCAACATGATTTAAAACATCTATTATCTTTGGCGACAAATCAGCTAACTTTTAAAAGGATTGAAGAGAAGATATTAACCATGTTCCAATCTGAAGAATTCTTATCTTCTTGCCGAAATGTTTCCGGGGAGACTGCTTGTTTAATTGTTGTCAGGAAGGATAAGTATGTTTGGTGGTTTTCAGTTGGAGATTGTGTGCTCTATTTATTTCACCAGGAGCTCGCTGCATTAGGCCAGTATCAGGCCAATCAAAGACAATTTTACGAATGGGTCGGACAGGTCAATACTTTTGAACAGCAAGTGCCCTGTTATAGTACTGGCATAAAGGAGTTAAGAAAGGGAGAGAATCGAATATTCATGACCACCGATGGTTTAATTGAATGTCCCAATGAACCATATACAAAGCCATCCAGCATTTATGATTCCTTTAATGAAGTCAGTGATCATGAATGGATTGTTGGTTCGATGTTGGAAAAGATTAAAAACAATAATGTAAGAGACAGTACAACAATCATTTCCTGGAGCATGGAGGTTTCAAAGGAATCTACCATACCGAGTGACCAGTAG